A genomic stretch from Nitrobacter winogradskyi Nb-255 includes:
- a CDS encoding sensor histidine kinase: MLLLTAGLVVLTLISVISIYLVNKARDDTRWVLRSMEVENEISLAQLQIQRAESSQRSFLLTQRPEFRAAFEDASGRIPLSFERLRVLTKENPYQQQRLQQMVPLTSQRIEQLRQSIDLALTNRLDQAVESARREAGQDATRQIRDLGNEMRTEANRLLAARTASADASQSRSALITSVGSGLVVLFAGLSIYLVRRSNRERDLANARLRDINLNLESTIEKRTSDLREANDEIQRFAYIVSHDLRSPLVNIMGFTSELEELRGDIFRRIAELSRPDSLPPPGVNDPASAAEPVLDGPDEQLSQDFTEALGFIKSSIAKMDRLIGAILSLTREGRREFHPVSIAMRDLIEGIVSTVAHQAAEADAQIRVEPLPDIVTDRIAIEQIFSNLIDNALKYLKPDVPGDIAISGRRKLGFAIFEITDNGRGIDPKDHQRIFDLFRRAGPQDRPGQGIGLAHVRALVRRLGGTISVSSKLGAGTTFTVTLPSTWMVTNRDEQS, translated from the coding sequence TTGCTCCTGCTGACGGCAGGTCTGGTGGTTCTGACGCTGATCAGCGTCATTTCCATTTATCTTGTCAACAAGGCGCGCGACGACACTCGCTGGGTTCTCCGCAGCATGGAAGTCGAGAATGAAATTTCACTGGCCCAGTTACAGATACAGCGCGCGGAAAGTTCGCAGCGCAGCTTTCTGCTGACGCAGCGCCCGGAATTCCGGGCTGCGTTCGAAGATGCATCAGGCCGGATTCCGCTGAGCTTCGAACGGCTGAGGGTACTGACCAAAGAGAATCCCTACCAGCAACAGCGGCTCCAGCAAATGGTCCCGCTGACCAGTCAGCGGATCGAGCAGTTGCGGCAGAGCATTGATCTCGCGCTGACGAACCGGCTGGATCAGGCCGTTGAGAGCGCGCGACGAGAGGCTGGTCAGGACGCGACGCGACAGATTCGCGATCTGGGGAACGAGATGCGAACCGAGGCAAATCGTCTGCTCGCGGCGCGGACGGCGTCAGCCGATGCCAGCCAATCGCGTTCGGCGCTGATTACCAGCGTCGGCTCGGGGCTCGTTGTGCTGTTTGCCGGGCTCTCGATCTACCTTGTGCGGCGGTCGAACCGGGAACGCGACCTGGCTAACGCCCGGCTGCGCGATATCAATCTCAATCTGGAATCGACCATCGAGAAGCGGACCAGCGATCTGCGGGAAGCCAACGATGAAATCCAGCGTTTTGCCTATATCGTCAGCCACGACCTGCGCTCGCCGCTGGTCAACATCATGGGTTTCACCAGCGAACTCGAGGAACTGCGGGGCGACATATTCCGCCGGATCGCGGAGCTGAGCCGGCCGGATAGCCTGCCGCCCCCTGGCGTGAACGATCCAGCCAGTGCGGCCGAACCGGTTCTCGATGGACCGGACGAGCAATTGTCGCAGGACTTCACGGAGGCTCTGGGATTCATCAAGTCGTCGATCGCCAAGATGGATCGTCTCATCGGCGCGATCCTCAGCCTCACCCGCGAGGGCCGGCGCGAATTTCATCCCGTTTCGATCGCCATGCGCGATCTGATCGAGGGCATTGTATCCACCGTGGCGCATCAGGCCGCCGAAGCGGACGCCCAGATCCGGGTCGAGCCGTTGCCGGATATTGTTACCGACCGCATCGCGATCGAACAGATCTTCTCCAATTTGATCGACAATGCCTTGAAATATCTCAAACCTGACGTTCCCGGCGATATCGCCATCAGTGGCCGGCGCAAGCTGGGTTTTGCTATTTTTGAGATCACGGACAACGGTCGCGGCATCGATCCGAAGGATCACCAAAGGATTTTCGATCTGTTCCGCCGGGCGGGGCCGCAGGATCGGCCGGGCCAGGGTATCGGACTGGCGCACGTCCGTGCACTGGTCCGAAGGCTCGGAGGGACCATATCAGTCTCGTCGAAGCTTGGTGCCGGCACCACGTTTACAGTTACGCTGCCCAGCACATGGATGGTCACAAACCGGGACGAACAATCATGA
- a CDS encoding response regulator yields MSTPVTIIMIEDDEGHARLIERNIRRSGVNNEIKSFTTGTEAVNYLFGADGNGLPHKGESLLILLDLNLPDMTGIEILRRVKENRYLKCAPVVVLTTTDDSQEIKRCYELGCSVYITKPVNYDNFANAIRQLGLFFSIIQVPQATP; encoded by the coding sequence ATGAGTACGCCAGTCACCATCATCATGATCGAAGACGATGAGGGTCACGCCCGGCTGATCGAACGAAATATCCGGCGTTCCGGTGTCAACAATGAGATCAAGTCGTTCACCACCGGTACAGAAGCCGTCAATTACCTGTTCGGCGCGGATGGCAACGGCCTTCCCCATAAGGGAGAGTCGCTGCTTATCCTGCTCGACCTCAATCTTCCTGACATGACCGGCATCGAGATCCTGCGGCGCGTGAAGGAAAACAGATACCTCAAGTGCGCGCCGGTGGTGGTGTTGACGACGACCGACGACTCGCAGGAGATCAAGCGTTGCTACGAACTCGGATGCAGCGTCTACATCACAAAGCCAGTGAACTATGACAATTTCGCCAATGCGATCCGGCAACTCGGTCTGTTTTTCTCCATCATTCAGGTACCTCAGGCTACTCCATGA
- a CDS encoding sensor histidine kinase: MNVKPTLLYVDDDKALARLVERGLTRHGFCVEYASDGEAGLARIAQGGIDVIALDQYMPGLDGLETLGRIQAIPNAPPVVFVTASQNSKIAVTALKAGAADYLVKDTLGEFVPLLHVAAEVAIRQALVQKARDEAEAEVRASRDRYAALAAEREMLLREVNHRIGNSLQIIASLLHLQANSSPEEDIKAALTNAMGRVAAVAQVHRRLYTSHDLKSVLLNQYLEALLEDLRRSTEGNRMSRLDLKAQPVEIDPDRAVAIGIIVNELVMNAVKYAYPDGPGPIHVELASDGDDIVLSITDDGVGLNARSDPRSTGMGQRIVSAMAQKLDAQAERDPTHAGTRIVLRFRSGTPQVAKPMSATAA, encoded by the coding sequence ATGAACGTCAAGCCTACCCTTTTGTATGTGGATGACGACAAGGCGCTGGCTCGTCTGGTGGAGCGCGGCCTGACACGTCACGGATTTTGCGTGGAGTACGCATCCGACGGCGAGGCCGGACTCGCACGCATCGCGCAGGGCGGCATCGATGTGATAGCGCTCGACCAATACATGCCCGGCCTGGACGGGCTGGAGACGCTAGGCCGGATTCAGGCAATTCCCAACGCGCCCCCCGTGGTTTTCGTCACCGCTTCGCAAAACTCAAAGATCGCAGTCACCGCGCTCAAGGCCGGGGCCGCGGATTATCTTGTCAAGGACACGCTCGGTGAGTTCGTTCCGCTGTTGCACGTCGCGGCCGAAGTGGCGATCCGCCAGGCGCTCGTTCAAAAGGCACGCGACGAGGCTGAAGCCGAAGTCCGCGCCTCACGCGATCGCTATGCGGCGCTGGCCGCCGAGCGCGAGATGCTGCTGCGCGAGGTCAATCATCGCATCGGCAACAGTCTCCAGATCATCGCGTCACTGCTGCATCTGCAAGCCAATTCGAGCCCCGAGGAAGACATCAAGGCCGCCCTCACCAATGCAATGGGACGGGTGGCGGCAGTCGCGCAGGTGCATCGCCGGCTCTACACGTCGCACGACCTGAAGAGCGTCCTGCTGAACCAGTATCTTGAAGCACTGCTCGAGGATCTCCGGCGCTCCACCGAAGGCAACCGGATGTCGCGCCTCGACCTGAAAGCCCAGCCCGTCGAGATCGATCCCGATCGCGCCGTCGCCATCGGGATCATCGTCAATGAACTGGTGATGAATGCGGTCAAGTACGCCTATCCTGATGGCCCCGGCCCCATCCACGTCGAACTCGCGTCCGACGGCGATGATATCGTGCTGTCAATCACTGACGATGGCGTCGGCCTCAATGCAAGAAGCGATCCGCGCTCGACCGGAATGGGCCAGCGGATTGTTTCAGCGATGGCGCAGAAGCTCGACGCGCAGGCCGAACGCGATCCCACCCACGCGGGCACGCGCATCGTTCTGCGGTTCCGGAGCGGAACTCCTCAGGTCGCGAAACCCATGTCCGCGACCGCGGCATGA
- the aat gene encoding leucyl/phenylalanyl-tRNA--protein transferase: MSRETASSEITPELLLRAYACGIFPMAESVDDPTLFWVEPKMRGVVPLESFRIPSRLARTVRSDSFTVTVDTAFDAVINGCAAPQPGRNNTWINHRIRELYIGLHELGHCHSVEVWRDNELAGGLYGVRLGRAFFGESMFHVVRDASKVALVHLVARLIAGGFVLLDTQFVTDHLRGFGAIEIPRRRYRALLDVALEGRADFGALPLDRPVPGAEALKAIADRSS; the protein is encoded by the coding sequence ATGTCCCGCGAGACCGCCTCGTCCGAGATCACGCCCGAACTGCTGCTGCGCGCCTATGCCTGCGGCATTTTTCCGATGGCGGAGAGTGTCGACGACCCGACGCTGTTCTGGGTCGAGCCGAAGATGCGCGGCGTGGTTCCACTCGAGAGCTTTCGAATTCCGTCGCGGCTCGCGCGCACCGTTCGATCGGACAGTTTCACGGTGACCGTCGATACCGCATTCGACGCGGTGATCAACGGCTGCGCCGCGCCCCAACCCGGCCGCAACAACACCTGGATCAACCATCGAATCCGTGAACTCTATATCGGCCTGCACGAACTCGGCCACTGCCACAGTGTCGAGGTCTGGCGGGACAATGAACTGGCCGGCGGCCTTTACGGCGTCAGGCTCGGCCGGGCGTTTTTCGGCGAGAGCATGTTCCATGTCGTGCGGGACGCGTCGAAGGTCGCGCTCGTGCATCTGGTCGCCCGGTTGATCGCCGGAGGCTTCGTGCTGCTCGACACGCAGTTCGTCACCGACCATCTGCGGGGGTTCGGCGCCATCGAAATCCCGCGCCGGCGCTACCGGGCGCTACTCGACGTCGCGCTGGAAGGCCGGGCCGATTTCGGAGCGCTGCCGCTCGACCGGCCGGTGCCGGGCGCAGAAGCGCTCAAGGCCATCGCCGACCGAAGCTCTTAG
- a CDS encoding DUF2155 domain-containing protein: protein MIFRTIVIAGCAAFAGVALVAAPPSARAQIGNIFSDPPPRPPGAIPQGQAAPEDDEEEVPELPPEGRVLPAPMRPPPGQGVPPPGPVQSQPLPPPSGTTVTPQNAPGGAAVAPPSPRQAPEQNAARPAPPAPATLQPGDEVVTEAPAERIVNKKAVFSGLDKITGRIIHFDEDIGETVQFGALRVKTSACYTRPATEAANTDAFVEVDEITLQGEVKRIFSGWMFASSPGLHGVEHPIYDVWLTDCKDPETTVIAEQPDQPKPTPPPPARRSRQSTRQSRQPAPPPQPAPVPPAQRQPQSNPFFPPFQR from the coding sequence ATGATATTTCGAACCATCGTTATAGCCGGTTGTGCGGCTTTTGCAGGCGTCGCACTTGTCGCGGCCCCGCCTTCCGCGCGCGCCCAGATCGGAAACATCTTCTCCGACCCGCCACCGCGTCCGCCTGGCGCTATTCCACAGGGGCAGGCCGCGCCTGAGGATGACGAGGAAGAGGTGCCCGAATTGCCGCCTGAGGGCCGCGTGTTGCCGGCGCCGATGCGTCCACCGCCGGGGCAGGGCGTTCCGCCGCCCGGTCCGGTTCAGTCTCAGCCGCTGCCGCCGCCGTCCGGAACCACCGTGACTCCGCAGAACGCTCCGGGAGGCGCTGCCGTCGCGCCGCCATCACCCCGTCAGGCTCCCGAACAGAACGCCGCGCGACCGGCCCCGCCGGCGCCGGCCACGCTACAGCCCGGCGACGAGGTCGTTACCGAGGCCCCCGCCGAGAGGATCGTCAACAAGAAGGCTGTATTTTCCGGCCTGGATAAGATCACCGGCCGCATCATCCATTTCGACGAGGATATCGGAGAGACCGTACAGTTCGGCGCGCTGCGGGTAAAAACCAGCGCCTGCTACACGCGCCCCGCGACCGAAGCCGCGAATACCGACGCCTTCGTCGAGGTCGATGAGATCACGCTTCAGGGCGAGGTGAAGCGAATTTTCTCCGGATGGATGTTCGCGTCGAGCCCCGGCCTGCATGGCGTCGAGCATCCGATCTATGATGTCTGGCTGACCGACTGCAAGGATCCGGAGACGACCGTTATCGCCGAGCAGCCGGATCAGCCCAAACCGACGCCACCCCCGCCAGCCAGGCGATCGCGACAATCGACCCGTCAGTCGCGTCAACCCGCGCCGCCGCCGCAACCAGCGCCAGTGCCTCCCGCGCAGCGACAGCCGCAGAGCAATCCCTTCTTCCCGCCGTTCCAGAGGTAG